The sequence GCCTTCTCTTGCAAGAGAAAGTAGGACATCGCCGCCTCATAGCCGTAGAGGCCCAAGCCGCAGATCTGCCCCACACAGGCGGGGGCGGTCACCGAGGTGTGGCGGAATTCCTCCCGCTGGTGGACATTGGAGATGTGGACCTCGACGCAGGGCACCCGCACCGCCTTGAGGGCGTCCAGAAGGGCGTAGCTATAGTGGGTAAAGGCGCCGGGGTTCATGACGATGGCGTCGTAGACCCCCTGGGCGGCGTGGATGGCGTCGATGATGGCGCCCTCGTGGTTGGACTGGAAGCAGTCGGCGGCGGCGCCGTGGGCGGCAGCGAAGTCCTTGAGCCGCCGGCACAAGGACTCGTAGTTCTCCCGGCCGTAGATCCCCGGCTCACGCTGGCCCAGCAGGTTCAGGTTGG is a genomic window of Intestinimonas massiliensis (ex Afouda et al. 2020) containing:
- the aroQ gene encoding type II 3-dehydroquinate dehydratase; its protein translation is MKFLIINGPNLNLLGQREPGIYGRENYESLCRRLKDFAAAHGAAADCFQSNHEGAIIDAIHAAQGVYDAIVMNPGAFTHYSYALLDALKAVRVPCVEVHISNVHQREEFRHTSVTAPACVGQICGLGLYGYEAAMSYFLLQEKAGKENVD